CCGAGCCAGAGGCCGAAGCGATCGGACAGGGATACCTTCTCCTCGATGGCCTCGCCCGGATTGATGGCGGTGGAGCGCTCGTTGTCCATCATGTCGCGGGGCAAAAGGTGGCGGCGGTTGGACGTGGCGTAGAAGATCACGTTGTCCGGACGACCCTCGATGCCGCCTTCCAGCACCGCCTTGAGGGATTTGTAGGAGGTGTCGTCCGCATCGAAGGACAGATCGTCACAGAAGACGATGAAGCGATGGGGATCCGCACGGAGCAGGCCCATGAGGTCCGGGAGCGTCTCGATGTCCTCCCGATGGATCTCGATGAGCTTGAGGGGAAGGGCCTCGGGCGCCTTGGTCGCGTTGATCTCGGCATGGACCGCCTTCACCAGCGACGACTTGCCCATTCCCCGGGCGCCCCAGAGCAGGGCATTGTTGGCGGGCAGGCCTCTGGCGAAGCGGCCGGTGTTCTCGGCGA
This window of the Microvirga sp. TS319 genome carries:
- a CDS encoding ATP-binding protein — translated: MSPDLTSPESMAFLKRIADALERLAPAGPPQADFAAADAFVWHAPGRKLAPVAKVNRVEMNLLRGIDRVRDQLAENTGRFARGLPANNALLWGARGMGKSSLVKAVHAEINATKAPEALPLKLIEIHREDIETLPDLMGLLRADPHRFIVFCDDLSFDADDTSYKSLKAVLEGGIEGRPDNVIFYATSNRRHLLPRDMMDNERSTAINPGEAIEEKVSLSDRFGLWLGFHKCSQDEYLDMIFGYVDHLGLDGDRAAIRAEALEWATTRGARSGRTAWQFIQDLAGRQGKAI